The Exiguobacterium mexicanum genome includes a window with the following:
- a CDS encoding peptidase U32 family protein: MKKRPELLAPAGNLEKLKMAILYGADAVFIGGQQFGLRSRAGNFGYEEMAEGVAFAHARGAKVYVAANMVTHEGDIDGAGEFFCKLRDIGIDAVIVSDPAMIEVCLTDAPGLPVHLSTQASATNYETLRFWQEEGLERIVLAREVSMEEIKEMKRQVDVEIETFIHGAMCISYSGRCTLSNHMALRDANRGGCAQSCRWKYGFFEADELLTDEMAARDEEPFSMSSVDLAMVRHIPDLVDAGVDSLKIEGRMKSIHYVATVCNVYRQVIDAYCADPEGFEFDPAWEEEIWKAAQRELATGFYYGVPTENEQLFGKPRAIPQYAFAARVISYDPTTQMATLEQRNHFRRGEEVEFFGPGFVRFSQRIDELYDESGERLETANQAMMTVRVKVEQPVVTDFIMRKRKAGVVSPPVPSPV, encoded by the coding sequence ATGAAAAAACGTCCAGAACTATTAGCACCAGCTGGGAACTTAGAAAAATTGAAGATGGCGATTTTGTACGGGGCCGATGCGGTCTTTATCGGGGGGCAACAGTTCGGGCTCCGTTCCCGGGCGGGTAACTTCGGTTATGAAGAGATGGCCGAAGGAGTCGCGTTCGCCCATGCTCGTGGCGCAAAAGTGTATGTCGCGGCCAACATGGTGACGCATGAAGGGGATATCGACGGTGCTGGCGAGTTCTTTTGCAAGCTTCGCGATATCGGCATCGATGCCGTCATCGTGTCCGATCCGGCCATGATCGAGGTGTGCCTCACGGATGCACCGGGACTTCCGGTCCACTTGTCGACGCAGGCGTCAGCAACAAATTACGAGACACTCCGTTTCTGGCAAGAGGAAGGATTGGAGCGAATCGTCCTCGCCCGCGAAGTTTCGATGGAGGAAATCAAAGAAATGAAACGGCAAGTCGATGTCGAAATCGAGACGTTCATCCATGGGGCGATGTGCATCTCGTACTCGGGGCGTTGCACGTTATCAAATCATATGGCGCTCCGCGATGCGAACCGGGGTGGCTGTGCCCAATCTTGTCGTTGGAAATATGGTTTCTTCGAGGCGGACGAGCTGTTGACCGACGAGATGGCGGCACGCGACGAGGAACCGTTCTCGATGAGCTCGGTCGATTTGGCGATGGTACGCCACATCCCGGACTTGGTCGATGCTGGCGTCGACAGCTTGAAAATTGAGGGACGGATGAAATCGATTCACTATGTGGCAACCGTCTGTAACGTCTACCGTCAAGTCATCGACGCCTACTGCGCCGATCCTGAAGGGTTCGAGTTCGACCCGGCGTGGGAAGAAGAAATTTGGAAAGCGGCACAACGAGAACTCGCGACCGGATTCTATTACGGCGTCCCGACCGAGAACGAGCAACTGTTCGGCAAGCCGCGCGCCATCCCGCAATATGCATTTGCGGCACGCGTCATCTCCTATGATCCGACGACACAAATGGCAACACTCGAGCAGCGGAACCATTTCCGACGCGGAGAAGAAGTCGAGTTCTTCGGCCCCGGCTTCGTCCGTTTCTCCCAGCGAATCGATGAGCTGTACGATGAGTCGGGAGAAAGACTTGAGACGGCGAACCAGGCGATGATGACGGTGCGCGTCAAAGTCGAGCAGCCGGTCGTGACCGATTTCATTATGCGCAAACGAAAAGCCGGCGTCGTGAGCCCTCCAGTGCCGAGCCCGGTCTGA
- a CDS encoding N-acetylglucosaminidase — translation MIVLKRKKRGVIPTILTLALAISGFLWLQDRPSGSYTVQTYDNGDVSTRAFESLDEARAYMERGGNRALLDASGDVIDFTGTGIAVTPTDRITNLYQDAEFKKRQSYVAGGTRLRLIQTGDKHLLVNISGADVYVKPADMTLYPDAVVERRGFYQIQDGQVFHTVEANGNLAGTFLVGPAPQQSSDRYYTEDVRDVFDSPYQFASIASKAPYSARELDAFLESLDDSPLAGKGDAFKDAEAEFGINALFLMAVAGHESGFGTSAIAREKNNLFGFQATDNDPSGNAASYPSVEASIDAAARLFAEKYVTGDYDRGPFPGNKQEGVNVFYASDPYWGEKVAGTMYRIDRELGLTYFKQLK, via the coding sequence GTGATCGTATTGAAAAGAAAGAAACGCGGCGTGATCCCGACGATTCTCACGCTCGCTCTCGCCATATCCGGTTTCCTTTGGCTCCAAGATCGTCCGAGCGGGTCGTATACCGTTCAGACCTATGACAACGGGGACGTCTCGACCCGGGCGTTCGAGTCGCTCGATGAGGCGCGCGCCTACATGGAACGCGGGGGCAATCGCGCCCTACTCGATGCGTCGGGAGACGTCATCGATTTCACGGGTACTGGAATCGCGGTCACCCCGACCGACCGAATCACAAACCTATATCAGGACGCCGAGTTTAAGAAACGGCAGTCCTATGTCGCCGGTGGAACACGTCTCCGTCTCATACAAACGGGCGACAAGCATTTGTTGGTAAATATCTCTGGGGCCGATGTCTACGTGAAGCCGGCCGACATGACGCTTTACCCGGACGCTGTCGTCGAGCGGCGCGGCTTCTATCAGATACAGGACGGACAAGTGTTCCATACCGTCGAGGCGAACGGCAATTTGGCCGGGACGTTTCTCGTCGGACCGGCACCGCAACAGTCGTCCGACCGATATTACACGGAGGACGTACGCGACGTGTTCGATTCGCCCTACCAATTCGCTTCAATCGCGTCGAAGGCACCGTATTCGGCTCGCGAGCTCGACGCATTCCTCGAATCACTCGACGATAGCCCGCTCGCTGGGAAAGGCGACGCCTTCAAGGACGCCGAGGCCGAATTCGGCATCAACGCCTTGTTCCTCATGGCTGTAGCCGGACACGAGTCCGGTTTCGGTACGTCTGCCATCGCCCGTGAAAAAAATAACTTGTTCGGATTCCAAGCGACCGACAACGATCCGAGCGGAAATGCGGCCTCTTATCCATCCGTCGAGGCGAGCATCGATGCGGCGGCTCGTTTATTCGCCGAGAAGTACGTGACCGGAGATTACGACCGCGGTCCGTTTCCGGGCAATAAACAAGAAGGCGTCAACGTCTTTTACGCCTCGGACCCATATTGGGGCGAGAAAGTCGCCGGGACGATGTATCGCATCGATCGTGAACTCGGATTAACCTATTTCAAACAGCTAAAATGA
- the rnz gene encoding ribonuclease Z: MKLQFLGTGSGMPSKQRNVSGLALTLSKQTWLIDCGEATQHQMLHTKVKPRKVSAVWVTHLHGDHVFGLPGFLSTRSALDGSSPLTLYGPKGIKKWLELTMKVTGSYLGYDLSIVEYEDGDTFEQDGHLVTVKRLDHRFPSYGFRIEAPEKPGALLVDKVKALGIPSGPIYRTIKQEETFEFEGETYLSKEYVTDAVRGPIVAILGDTIPCPNAVVLAEGVDVLVHEATFMDEEAKLARQYGHSTTVEAATLAKTVQAGRLIVTHISARYQGRDDEFLDEVRAVFKDSFVASDFFEFTVGD; encoded by the coding sequence ATGAAGTTACAATTTTTAGGAACTGGCTCCGGCATGCCCTCGAAACAACGGAACGTTTCCGGTCTGGCGCTCACGCTTTCGAAACAGACGTGGCTCATCGATTGCGGTGAAGCGACCCAGCACCAAATGCTTCATACGAAAGTCAAACCGCGTAAAGTCTCGGCCGTCTGGGTGACCCACCTCCACGGTGACCACGTGTTCGGCCTGCCCGGTTTCTTGTCGACGCGTTCAGCGCTCGATGGGTCAAGCCCGCTCACGCTTTACGGACCGAAAGGCATCAAGAAGTGGCTCGAGTTGACGATGAAAGTGACTGGGTCGTATCTCGGTTATGACTTGTCGATCGTCGAATATGAGGACGGCGATACGTTCGAACAGGACGGTCATCTCGTCACGGTCAAACGATTGGACCATCGTTTTCCGTCGTACGGATTCCGGATCGAGGCACCCGAAAAGCCCGGTGCGCTTCTCGTCGATAAAGTGAAGGCGCTCGGGATTCCGAGCGGACCGATCTATCGGACGATCAAGCAAGAGGAGACGTTCGAGTTTGAAGGAGAAACCTATCTCTCTAAAGAATACGTCACTGACGCGGTCCGTGGACCAATCGTGGCGATTCTGGGGGATACGATTCCTTGTCCGAACGCGGTCGTCCTCGCCGAAGGCGTCGATGTGCTCGTCCACGAGGCGACGTTCATGGACGAAGAGGCAAAGCTCGCCCGTCAATATGGTCACTCGACGACGGTCGAGGCGGCGACGCTCGCGAAGACGGTTCAAGCCGGACGCTTGATTGTCACCCATATCTCGGCCCGCTATCAAGGTCGGGATGATGAATTTTTAGACGAAGTCCGAGCCGTCTTCAAAGACAGTTTTGTCGCCAGCGACTTCTTCGAGTTTACAGTGGGGGATTAA
- a CDS encoding DUF4430 domain-containing protein: protein MKKLLLMSLLVPLLTACGGEETTNGDAACDVEPTISVYDAATEETLFHEKSVCLEDGATVLDALEATELDIESVGSGEMTYVTAIDGIQEKSAGQSSGWVYAFNGSPGDEGAGAKEVESTDIIQWRFEEDAISFFE from the coding sequence ATGAAAAAACTGCTCCTGATGAGTTTACTCGTCCCACTTTTGACCGCATGCGGCGGGGAAGAAACGACGAACGGAGATGCGGCCTGTGACGTCGAACCGACGATTTCCGTTTATGATGCTGCGACCGAGGAGACGTTGTTCCATGAGAAGAGCGTCTGTTTAGAGGACGGGGCGACAGTGCTCGATGCCCTTGAAGCGACTGAACTCGACATCGAATCGGTCGGTAGCGGGGAGATGACGTACGTGACGGCGATCGACGGCATTCAAGAGAAGTCGGCCGGTCAATCGTCGGGCTGGGTCTACGCCTTTAATGGAAGCCCGGGCGACGAAGGCGCTGGGGCCAAAGAAGTCGAATCGACCGATATTATTCAATGGCGTTTCGAAGAAGATGCGATTTCTTTCTTCGAATAA
- a CDS encoding M20/M25/M40 family metallo-hydrolase produces the protein MVNEKRVLDTFLHLVGIDSETKEEAVICEHLKAVFTELGCDVYEDDASTKTAHSGNNLIITLPATKQGVDPIYFTAHMDTVTPGKAIKTSIQDGYVVTDGTTILGADDKTGLTAMIELVRVLTEQAIPHGQIQFVITVGEESGLVGAKVLDLSKIDAKFGFALDSDGPVGDIIVAAPTQAKVNARIYGKTAHAGVAPEKGVSAIQIAAKAIAKMKLGRIDDETTANIGRFEGGRATNIVCDYVEVLAEARSLIHEKMEAQAESMKQAYVEAAAAHGGRAEVDIDIMYPGFKFEEGDEVVEVAKAAAAAIGRPTRILHSGGGSDANVIAGGGIPTVNLAVGYEEIHTTNERMPLVELYKLVEYVVQIVEHVATPKTK, from the coding sequence ATGGTAAACGAGAAACGGGTGCTTGACACATTTTTACATTTGGTCGGCATCGATTCGGAGACGAAAGAAGAGGCAGTCATCTGTGAGCATTTAAAGGCGGTCTTCACTGAGCTCGGATGTGACGTCTACGAGGACGACGCATCGACGAAAACGGCTCATTCAGGTAACAACCTCATCATCACGCTACCTGCTACGAAACAAGGCGTCGACCCGATTTATTTCACGGCGCATATGGATACGGTCACACCAGGTAAAGCGATCAAGACGAGTATTCAAGATGGCTACGTCGTGACGGATGGGACGACCATCCTCGGCGCTGATGATAAAACTGGTTTGACGGCGATGATTGAGCTGGTCCGTGTTTTGACGGAACAAGCGATTCCGCACGGTCAAATCCAATTCGTCATCACGGTCGGCGAAGAGTCAGGTCTCGTCGGGGCGAAAGTACTCGACTTGTCGAAAATTGATGCGAAGTTCGGTTTCGCGCTCGACTCGGACGGCCCGGTCGGCGATATCATCGTCGCTGCCCCGACACAAGCGAAAGTGAACGCTAGAATTTACGGTAAGACGGCGCATGCCGGTGTCGCGCCTGAGAAAGGGGTCTCGGCCATTCAAATCGCGGCGAAAGCGATCGCGAAGATGAAGCTTGGACGAATCGATGACGAGACGACAGCGAATATCGGACGGTTCGAAGGCGGACGTGCCACGAACATCGTCTGCGATTACGTCGAGGTGCTCGCCGAAGCGCGCTCGCTCATCCACGAGAAGATGGAAGCCCAAGCCGAGTCGATGAAACAAGCTTACGTCGAGGCGGCAGCGGCACATGGTGGCCGAGCCGAAGTCGACATCGACATCATGTACCCGGGCTTCAAGTTCGAAGAAGGCGACGAAGTCGTCGAAGTCGCGAAAGCGGCGGCAGCGGCCATCGGACGCCCGACACGAATCTTACATTCAGGTGGAGGGTCAGATGCGAACGTCATCGCTGGGGGCGGGATTCCGACCGTTAACCTCGCTGTCGGTTATGAAGAGATTCATACGACGAACGAGCGCATGCCGCTCGTCGAGCTATACAAGTTGGTTGAATATGTCGTTCAAATTGTCGAGCACGTCGCGACACCGAAAACGAAGTGA
- a CDS encoding ATP-binding cassette domain-containing protein, with protein sequence MRWLSLTDGHDEFDEWVREERARVIRLDTPLAGKVSSLISGSDALRGAELAAILQIDHLFHKRFDECSSGERQLVHIAHALADSAEALVLIEPFRHLDRFRVEHLTMLLSRLTGLGVRIAYTDRAREHSPSGAFHVNPTMNQPQLVVTDVSYRHPLQASYAVEHVSYEMKGPGLTVCIGTNGSGKSTLLELIAKSVRPLYGKVKWTERPVYLPAEQEFGPFLHTTNRRLAQLQAIFDSEASLFLLDEPSVGLTEQERSQFERALIEKAGTAHIMCATHDEQLIEAADRIICLSNGMLVFDGDRSDYMKRSALWSHMSSSS encoded by the coding sequence ATGCGTTGGTTATCCTTGACAGACGGACATGATGAATTCGATGAGTGGGTGAGGGAAGAACGAGCGCGAGTCATCCGCCTTGATACCCCGCTTGCCGGGAAGGTTTCATCGCTCATTTCTGGGAGTGACGCCCTGCGAGGAGCCGAACTGGCTGCCATTCTTCAAATCGATCATCTATTTCATAAGCGATTCGATGAGTGCTCAAGTGGAGAACGGCAACTCGTCCACATCGCTCACGCCCTCGCCGATTCAGCCGAGGCGCTCGTCTTGATTGAGCCGTTTCGACATTTAGATCGGTTTCGGGTCGAGCATTTAACGATGTTGCTCAGCAGGCTGACCGGGCTCGGCGTTCGGATTGCTTACACGGATAGGGCGCGCGAACATAGTCCGTCCGGCGCGTTTCACGTCAATCCGACCATGAATCAGCCTCAACTTGTCGTCACGGACGTGTCCTATCGCCACCCGTTACAGGCGTCCTATGCGGTCGAGCATGTGTCTTACGAAATGAAGGGGCCGGGTCTGACCGTCTGTATCGGTACGAATGGTAGCGGGAAGTCGACGTTGCTCGAATTGATTGCCAAAAGCGTGCGTCCGTTGTATGGGAAGGTCAAATGGACCGAGCGGCCGGTTTATTTACCGGCCGAGCAAGAGTTTGGTCCGTTCCTGCATACGACGAATCGTCGTCTCGCTCAACTGCAAGCCATATTCGATTCTGAGGCATCTCTGTTCTTGTTGGACGAGCCAAGCGTGGGCTTGACCGAGCAAGAGCGCTCTCAGTTTGAACGGGCGTTAATCGAGAAAGCCGGGACGGCGCACATCATGTGTGCCACCCATGACGAGCAACTGATTGAGGCGGCAGACCGCATCATTTGCCTGTCGAACGGGATGCTCGTCTTTGATGGGGATCGCAGCGACTATATGAAACGGAGTGCGCTATGGTCACATATGTCCTCATCCTCTTGA
- a CDS encoding aromatic acid exporter family protein encodes MKIGSRTLKTAAAAGIAMLISETIHLDYYVFAAIIAILSIQETRKKSFRASYERVMASLIAIGMGALMFTLLGYSPATLTLYFVMFIPLVQQLKLQDGMITSVVILTHLYTEGQFSLDLFVNELLLIAIGVGVGLVVNMYMPTLDKEIERIKDNIDRALAVHFYDVAACVETGVYNDHSMMLLKTRDYLKQGKDLALRRMGNSIGKRNEDMDYLYFRMRERQYDILKRIAENSREITLVVNEAKPVATFLRLVGDNVNQQADASTFLRELEETIEHYRKNVPLPTTREEFEVRSSLLNILSDVKSYLILKERYILLLQEHGHPRQKRAQ; translated from the coding sequence ATGAAAATCGGATCACGTACGCTCAAGACGGCGGCAGCCGCCGGGATTGCCATGCTCATCTCGGAGACGATTCATCTCGACTATTACGTCTTCGCGGCCATCATCGCCATCCTCAGTATTCAGGAGACGCGGAAAAAGTCGTTTCGGGCCTCCTATGAACGGGTCATGGCCAGCTTGATTGCCATCGGCATGGGTGCGTTGATGTTCACCTTGCTCGGCTATTCGCCAGCGACGCTCACACTTTATTTTGTCATGTTCATCCCGCTCGTACAACAGCTCAAACTGCAAGATGGCATGATCACAAGTGTCGTCATCCTGACCCATCTGTATACGGAAGGACAGTTCTCACTCGATTTGTTCGTGAACGAATTGTTGTTGATCGCCATCGGGGTCGGGGTCGGGCTCGTCGTCAACATGTATATGCCGACGCTCGATAAAGAGATCGAACGCATCAAGGACAATATCGACCGGGCGCTCGCCGTACATTTTTATGATGTGGCCGCATGTGTCGAGACCGGCGTCTATAACGACCATTCGATGATGCTGTTGAAGACACGCGATTATTTGAAGCAAGGAAAAGATCTTGCGCTCCGCCGGATGGGGAATTCGATCGGGAAGCGGAACGAGGACATGGATTACTTGTACTTCCGAATGCGGGAGCGGCAATATGACATCTTGAAACGCATCGCCGAGAACTCACGGGAAATCACACTCGTCGTCAATGAAGCCAAACCGGTCGCGACGTTCCTTCGACTCGTCGGCGACAACGTCAACCAACAAGCCGACGCCTCGACGTTTTTGCGGGAGCTCGAGGAGACGATTGAGCATTATCGAAAAAACGTACCCCTCCCCACGACACGTGAGGAATTTGAGGTACGTTCATCGTTGCTCAATATTTTGTCTGATGTGAAGAGCTACTTGATTTTGAAAGAGCGCTATATCCTATTGTTACAGGAACATGGCCATCCCCGACAAAAACGTGCTCAATAA
- a CDS encoding HD domain-containing protein, which translates to MSHPAVLETERYVTKLHAGDHTGHDMTHLDRVRRLAMHLAEGEVVDGLALTLAALLHDVEDEKLGREAGLVARHLDTLALDPNRRAHVLTIIGETSFSKHRSPSTLESAILQDADRLDAIGAIGIARTFQFAGSRGTALYDPNDATSAVAHFDDKLLRLADGMHTERARQIARERHAFMVSFLDRFEAEWTGQDI; encoded by the coding sequence ATGAGTCATCCAGCGGTGCTCGAGACCGAACGGTACGTGACAAAGCTCCATGCCGGAGACCATACCGGGCATGACATGACTCATCTCGACCGCGTCCGCCGTTTGGCGATGCATCTCGCGGAAGGCGAGGTGGTCGATGGTCTCGCCTTGACGCTCGCGGCGCTCTTGCACGACGTCGAGGATGAGAAGCTCGGTCGCGAGGCGGGGCTCGTCGCGCGTCACTTGGACACGTTAGCGCTCGACCCGAATCGACGGGCGCACGTCCTGACGATCATCGGCGAGACATCGTTCTCGAAACATAGAAGTCCATCGACGTTGGAAAGTGCCATCCTGCAAGATGCGGATCGACTCGACGCGATTGGGGCGATCGGCATCGCCCGCACGTTCCAATTCGCGGGGTCACGCGGAACGGCTTTATATGACCCGAACGATGCGACAAGTGCGGTCGCCCACTTCGATGATAAGTTGCTCCGGCTCGCGGATGGGATGCATACGGAACGGGCACGACAGATTGCTCGGGAACGCCACGCATTCATGGTCTCATTTTTGGACAGGTTCGAAGCGGAATGGACGGGACAAGACATATGA
- a CDS encoding SDR family NAD(P)-dependent oxidoreductase, whose amino-acid sequence MTKTALITGASTGIGLDLAVLAARDGFDCILVSRNEPRLHELKKVLEKRYRVHVHVFALDLSEHQAAKRLTNAIEDAGLTVDFLINNAGFGTAGEFIDLDAETEAEEVRLNVNALTELTKAYLPGMVERNHGYVLNVASVAAFQPGPYMAVYYATKAYVLSLTEALHAEVKGTGVNVSVLCPGPTDTGFFNRAGSEMMVSKMPSHLVAFFGYKGVMNNKRVVVPGVSNQLLVAAAKLMPRAVSLEILRRFQKPSDAGMEDVPTT is encoded by the coding sequence TTGACAAAAACCGCCTTAATTACTGGAGCCTCGACCGGAATTGGCCTCGATCTTGCCGTTTTAGCGGCCCGGGACGGGTTTGACTGTATCCTCGTGTCTCGCAACGAGCCCCGTTTGCACGAATTGAAAAAAGTACTTGAGAAGCGGTACCGTGTCCACGTGCACGTATTCGCCCTCGACTTGTCTGAACATCAGGCCGCAAAACGACTGACAAACGCGATTGAAGACGCCGGACTGACGGTCGACTTTTTAATCAACAACGCCGGTTTCGGGACGGCCGGCGAGTTCATCGACCTCGACGCCGAGACCGAGGCCGAAGAGGTCCGCTTGAACGTCAACGCCTTGACCGAACTGACGAAAGCCTACTTACCTGGCATGGTCGAGCGAAATCATGGTTATGTCTTAAATGTCGCCTCAGTCGCCGCCTTCCAACCTGGCCCTTACATGGCGGTCTATTATGCGACGAAAGCGTACGTGTTGTCACTCACCGAGGCGCTCCATGCCGAAGTGAAAGGAACAGGTGTGAACGTGAGCGTCCTGTGCCCGGGACCGACCGATACCGGTTTCTTCAATCGTGCCGGCAGCGAAATGATGGTGTCGAAAATGCCGTCCCACCTCGTCGCCTTCTTCGGCTATAAAGGCGTCATGAACAACAAACGCGTGGTCGTTCCCGGCGTCTCGAACCAGTTGCTCGTGGCCGCGGCCAAACTCATGCCTAGGGCGGTCAGCCTCGAGATCTTGCGCCGGTTCCAAAAACCGTCAGATGCCGGAATGGAAGATGTGCCGACGACCTGA
- the fadH gene encoding 2,4-dienoyl-CoA reductase, with product MKTIWITGGSSGMGKAMALKFKTEGWNVAISGRNEERLQEAMGELEAIGAGAAMAVQHDVRDYEACSQALDQISQRFGPVHALVNNAAGNFVCPTLDLTPNGWTSVIDIVLNGTFNCTHVLGKHWEREQLRDGSIINMVASYAWQAGAGVAPSAAAKAGVLNLTRTLAVEWGYQFGARVNAISPGPIERTGGADKLAVHVKEVERIRRNVPLGRFGTPEEIADLTYWMASDEMRYLNGECISLDGGHWLNKHPF from the coding sequence ATGAAAACGATTTGGATCACAGGTGGCTCATCGGGGATGGGCAAGGCGATGGCGCTAAAATTCAAAACCGAGGGTTGGAACGTCGCCATCAGCGGCCGCAACGAAGAGCGGCTACAAGAAGCGATGGGCGAACTGGAGGCCATCGGGGCCGGAGCAGCGATGGCCGTGCAACACGATGTGCGTGACTACGAGGCGTGTTCACAAGCACTCGATCAAATCAGCCAACGGTTCGGACCGGTGCATGCGCTCGTCAATAACGCAGCCGGCAACTTCGTCTGTCCGACGCTCGACTTGACGCCGAACGGCTGGACGAGCGTCATCGACATCGTCTTGAACGGGACGTTCAATTGTACCCACGTCCTCGGCAAACATTGGGAACGGGAGCAACTGCGGGACGGCTCCATCATCAACATGGTCGCCTCCTACGCCTGGCAAGCGGGCGCCGGTGTCGCCCCGAGCGCCGCCGCTAAGGCCGGGGTGCTCAATTTGACGCGGACGCTCGCCGTCGAATGGGGGTATCAGTTCGGGGCACGCGTGAACGCGATCAGCCCGGGCCCAATCGAGCGGACCGGTGGTGCCGACAAACTCGCCGTCCACGTCAAAGAAGTCGAGCGCATCCGTCGTAACGTGCCGCTCGGACGGTTCGGCACACCCGAAGAGATTGCCGACCTCACCTATTGGATGGCGTCGGACGAGATGCGCTATTTGAACGGAGAATGTATCTCGCTCGACGGCGGCCATTGGCTCAATAAACATCCGTTCTAA
- a CDS encoding peptidase U32 family protein, with protein sequence MMIQLVTTAQSVEQAEALIMAGSDRIYIGDSKYGLRHKGDWSLPAVREVTAVAHRYGKEVTVAVNNLMHNEQIETLPEYLQELKAIGIDSVTAGDPGAIRLIRNANIPYWYDAQTLVTSARHIQFWGKRDAIGAITARELTLTELGMIQQQIGLPVEVQVYGPTCIHHSKRPLLTNYFNEIGRSNTLAEAREYYVSEPSDADSRYPVYQDDNGTHVFSEDLTLMGQLPTLLKGGLHTWKLEGWHAGDAFVDIVRLFDKARSDLLNGRFDRHGMERRLAELQPEQFRLGTGLLLRNPEEIK encoded by the coding sequence ATGATGATTCAGCTAGTGACTACGGCACAAAGCGTCGAGCAAGCAGAGGCGCTAATCATGGCGGGCTCCGACCGCATCTATATCGGAGATTCAAAATACGGGTTACGCCACAAAGGTGACTGGTCACTTCCGGCTGTGCGAGAAGTCACAGCAGTAGCCCACCGATACGGCAAAGAAGTGACGGTCGCTGTCAATAACTTGATGCATAACGAGCAGATCGAGACGCTCCCTGAATATTTGCAGGAACTCAAAGCGATCGGAATCGACAGTGTGACGGCAGGCGACCCTGGCGCCATCCGTCTGATCCGTAATGCCAATATCCCCTATTGGTATGATGCTCAAACGCTCGTCACGTCGGCGAGACACATTCAGTTTTGGGGGAAGCGTGACGCCATCGGGGCGATCACAGCCCGTGAACTGACGTTGACCGAACTCGGGATGATCCAACAACAGATCGGTTTGCCGGTCGAAGTGCAAGTGTATGGCCCGACGTGCATCCATCATTCGAAACGTCCGCTCTTGACGAACTACTTCAACGAGATCGGCCGGTCGAACACATTGGCAGAAGCACGAGAGTATTATGTGAGCGAACCGTCGGATGCGGACAGTCGCTACCCCGTCTATCAAGACGACAACGGTACACACGTCTTCTCTGAAGATTTGACACTCATGGGACAATTGCCCACGCTCTTGAAGGGCGGGTTGCACACGTGGAAACTCGAAGGCTGGCATGCGGGCGATGCGTTCGTCGACATCGTCCGTCTGTTCGATAAAGCCCGGTCGGATCTATTGAACGGGCGGTTCGACCGTCATGGCATGGAACGGCGTCTCGCCGAACTCCAACCTGAACAATTCCGGCTCGGGACCGGACTGTTGTTACGAAATCCAGAAGAGATCAAGTGA